One genomic segment of Desulfomicrobium sp. ZS1 includes these proteins:
- a CDS encoding PstS family phosphate ABC transporter substrate-binding protein, protein MNRFLNKAIFALALLLVGTGMAHARDQVKISGSSTVFPFSSYVAEELGATTKFPSPVVESTGSGGGHKLFGAGMGAGTPDIANSSRRMKSSEFETAAKNGVTDITEAKIGFDGIAVAQNKDNAPMSISLEELATAVAADIMVDGKLVPNPYKMWNEINPQLPARKIVFYGPPTSSGTRDAFEEMVVEKIFGKKEGYEKGYHAIRQDSAYVPAGENDNLIVQKLAKDKDAFGIFGYSFLEENADSIQGAAINGVTPNPESVASGKYPISRSLFFYVKNAHYDAIPGLKEYVELFMSEKMIGKDGLLKSIGLIPLPEEERAKARENVLAKKKLTLDDLKK, encoded by the coding sequence ATGAACCGTTTTCTGAACAAAGCAATTTTTGCTCTGGCCCTGCTGCTGGTCGGCACGGGCATGGCCCATGCCCGCGATCAGGTCAAAATTTCCGGATCGTCCACGGTCTTCCCCTTCTCCAGCTACGTAGCTGAAGAACTTGGCGCGACCACCAAGTTCCCCTCGCCCGTGGTCGAATCCACAGGTTCCGGCGGAGGTCACAAGCTTTTCGGCGCCGGCATGGGTGCGGGCACCCCCGACATCGCCAACTCCTCCCGCCGCATGAAGAGCAGCGAATTCGAGACCGCCGCCAAAAACGGCGTGACCGACATCACCGAAGCCAAGATCGGCTTTGACGGCATCGCCGTGGCCCAGAACAAGGACAACGCGCCCATGAGCATCTCCCTTGAAGAACTGGCCACCGCCGTGGCCGCCGACATCATGGTCGACGGCAAGCTCGTCCCGAACCCCTACAAGATGTGGAACGAGATCAACCCCCAGCTGCCCGCCCGCAAGATCGTCTTCTACGGCCCGCCCACCTCTTCCGGCACCCGCGACGCCTTCGAGGAAATGGTCGTTGAAAAGATCTTCGGCAAGAAGGAAGGCTACGAGAAGGGCTACCACGCGATCCGTCAGGACAGCGCTTACGTGCCCGCCGGTGAGAACGACAACCTGATCGTGCAGAAACTGGCCAAGGACAAGGACGCGTTCGGTATCTTCGGCTACAGCTTCCTGGAAGAAAACGCCGACTCCATCCAGGGCGCGGCCATCAACGGCGTAACCCCGAATCCAGAGTCCGTCGCCTCCGGTAAGTACCCCATCTCCCGCTCCCTGTTCTTCTACGTCAAGAACGCCCACTACGACGCCATCCCCGGCCTGAAGGAATATGTGGAACTGTTCATGAGCGAGAAGATGATCGGCAAGGATGGCCTGCTCAAGTCCATCGGCCTCATTCCGCTGCCCGAGGAAGAGCGTGCCAAGGCTCGCGAAAACGTGCTTGCCAAGAAGAAGTTGACCCTCGACGACCTGAAGAAATAG
- a CDS encoding SulP family inorganic anion transporter, whose translation MGTLVLKMIPFSGWIKTYSTEHLKMDFMAGLTVALVLIPQSMAYAQLAGLPPYYGLYASFLPPLIAALFGSSRQLSTGPVAVVSLMTAACLEPLATAGSASYIAYAVLLALAVGIFQLSLGVLRLGLVVNFLSHPVVAGFTNAAAIIIATSQLSKMFGVSVDSAEHHYQTILRVAQAAMDYTHWPTLALGVFAFTLMFVLKRFCPNVPNVLVAVALTTIFSWGTGFEHNAITGVNSLAAPKASQALADYNRAMQAQVDLATKRTALTTAMEEAKKSGELFALVDEEHELRRLSLEMEIAKSQAQNVKAMLRSMLFQAVPEPDGRLKFYPQDSPIPAGTDNDGRTWRLRVGNSLLDPLALTMIGGGAVVGAVPSGLPALSVPHFDLGVMFRLLPSAMIIALLGFMEAISIAKAMAAKTGQSLDPNQELIGQGLANILGAFSKSYPVSGSFSRSAVNLQAGALTGFSSVFTSAVVLAALLFLTPLLYHLPQCTLAAVIMMAVIGLIQPAGFLHSWKVAKYDGAISVITFIATLAFAPHLDKGIMIGVILSLGVFLYRNMRPMVSSLARTEGGELRDATRFGLDLCAHVDMVRFNGPLFFANASFLDEAITGRLQSKKRLKHIVLVAKGINDMDASGEEALSLVIERCRSRGVDISLAGVNDTVMAIMERSGLLDKIGRDHIYTNMEKALCTVHFDAHCGSDEARCPLTTACQVTTRPQPQQPRVRAYATAGASQAERP comes from the coding sequence ATGGGCACTTTAGTCTTAAAAATGATCCCGTTTTCCGGCTGGATCAAGACGTATTCCACCGAGCACCTGAAAATGGATTTCATGGCCGGACTGACCGTGGCCCTGGTGCTCATCCCGCAGAGCATGGCCTATGCCCAGCTCGCGGGACTGCCGCCATACTACGGCCTGTACGCGTCCTTCCTGCCGCCACTCATCGCCGCATTGTTCGGTTCCAGTCGGCAGCTCTCCACCGGGCCCGTGGCCGTGGTCTCGCTCATGACCGCAGCCTGCCTCGAACCCCTGGCCACGGCGGGTAGCGCAAGCTACATTGCCTACGCCGTGCTGCTGGCCCTGGCCGTCGGCATCTTCCAGCTATCCCTGGGAGTCTTGCGACTGGGACTGGTGGTCAACTTCCTGTCCCATCCCGTGGTGGCCGGCTTCACCAACGCGGCGGCCATCATTATCGCCACCAGCCAGCTTTCCAAGATGTTCGGCGTGTCCGTGGACAGCGCCGAGCATCACTATCAGACCATCCTGCGGGTCGCGCAGGCGGCCATGGACTACACGCACTGGCCCACGCTGGCCCTGGGTGTCTTCGCCTTCACGCTCATGTTCGTCCTGAAGCGTTTTTGTCCGAATGTGCCCAACGTGCTGGTGGCCGTGGCCCTGACCACAATCTTTTCCTGGGGCACGGGCTTTGAGCACAACGCCATTACCGGCGTGAACTCCCTGGCCGCGCCCAAGGCGAGCCAGGCCCTTGCCGACTACAACAGGGCCATGCAGGCCCAAGTCGATCTGGCCACCAAACGCACGGCCCTGACAACGGCCATGGAAGAGGCCAAAAAATCCGGCGAACTCTTTGCCTTGGTCGACGAAGAGCATGAACTGCGCCGCCTGTCCCTGGAAATGGAGATCGCCAAAAGCCAAGCCCAAAACGTCAAGGCGATGCTTCGCTCCATGCTCTTTCAGGCCGTGCCCGAGCCTGACGGAAGGCTGAAATTCTATCCCCAGGACAGTCCCATTCCTGCAGGAACGGACAATGACGGCCGGACATGGCGTCTGCGCGTCGGCAATTCCCTTCTCGATCCCCTGGCCTTGACCATGATCGGCGGCGGAGCCGTGGTCGGAGCGGTGCCCAGTGGCCTGCCCGCCTTGAGCGTGCCGCATTTCGATCTCGGCGTGATGTTCAGGCTCCTCCCCAGCGCCATGATCATCGCCCTTCTGGGATTCATGGAAGCCATCTCCATCGCCAAGGCCATGGCCGCAAAAACAGGCCAAAGCCTGGACCCGAATCAGGAGCTGATCGGCCAGGGCCTCGCCAACATTCTGGGCGCATTCAGCAAAAGCTATCCGGTCTCGGGATCCTTCTCACGCTCGGCGGTCAACCTGCAGGCCGGTGCGCTGACCGGATTCTCCAGCGTGTTCACCAGCGCGGTGGTGCTCGCGGCCCTGCTCTTCCTCACCCCGCTTCTCTATCACCTGCCCCAGTGCACCCTGGCCGCGGTGATCATGATGGCGGTCATCGGGCTCATCCAGCCCGCAGGCTTCCTGCATTCTTGGAAGGTCGCCAAATACGACGGGGCCATCTCCGTGATCACTTTTATCGCCACCCTGGCCTTCGCGCCACACCTGGACAAAGGCATCATGATCGGCGTGATCCTGTCCCTGGGCGTCTTCCTGTACCGCAACATGCGCCCCATGGTCAGTTCCCTGGCCCGGACCGAAGGAGGCGAACTGCGCGACGCAACCCGTTTCGGGCTCGATTTGTGCGCCCACGTGGACATGGTCCGCTTCAACGGTCCCCTCTTTTTCGCCAATGCCAGCTTCCTGGACGAAGCCATCACCGGGCGTCTGCAGTCCAAGAAGCGCCTGAAGCACATCGTGCTGGTGGCCAAGGGTATCAACGATATGGACGCCTCCGGCGAGGAGGCCCTGTCCCTGGTCATCGAACGCTGCCGCAGCCGGGGCGTGGACATCTCGCTGGCCGGAGTCAACGACACGGTCATGGCCATCATGGAACGCAGTGGTCTCCTGGACAAGATCGGCCGGGACCACATTTACACCAACATGGAAAAGGCGCTGTGCACGGTTCACTTCGACGCTCATTGCGGTAGCGATGAAGCCCGGTGTCCTCTGACCACAGCCTGTCAAGTAACAACGCGGCCGCAGCCGCAACAACCACGGGTCCGCGCCTATGCCACGGCAGGCGCTTCCCAAGCAGAACGACCGTAG
- a CDS encoding Hsp20/alpha crystallin family protein: MTLMKWDPWREIEDMFDRYTKAVGWPSGGQEALASSDWTPRVDIAETETEFLIKADIPGVEKDHVKVSLENGVLTIQGERKTEKEEKDKKYHRVERFTGSFMRRFTVPENVDPDGIKAVFKDGMLHLHLPKTEKARPKAIDIHVD, translated from the coding sequence ATGACGCTGATGAAATGGGATCCCTGGCGGGAGATTGAAGACATGTTCGATCGGTACACCAAGGCCGTAGGATGGCCGAGCGGAGGGCAGGAGGCCCTTGCGTCCAGCGACTGGACCCCGCGGGTGGATATAGCCGAGACCGAAACCGAGTTTTTGATCAAGGCCGATATTCCCGGCGTGGAAAAGGACCATGTCAAGGTGTCGCTGGAGAACGGAGTGTTGACCATTCAGGGTGAGCGCAAGACCGAAAAGGAAGAAAAGGACAAAAAGTACCATCGCGTGGAACGTTTCACCGGAAGCTTCATGCGCCGCTTTACCGTGCCGGAGAACGTGGATCCGGACGGCATCAAGGCGGTGTTCAAGGACGGTATGCTTCATCTGCATCTGCCCAAGACAGAGAAGGCGCGGCCCAAGGCCATCGACATCCATGTCGATTAA
- a CDS encoding sulfite exporter TauE/SafE family protein, which yields MDILSLDPTNFIDLNAVNISFLFIVGFIGGLVSGFIGSGGAFVLTPGMMSLGVPGTVAVASNMCHKFPKALVGAIKRFQYGQVDIKLGLYMAASAVVGVQIGIKIQQLILAAWGTAGSDLYVSVSFVLVLVLVGGYVMRDAIKCARCGGEEQVAPLAQRLQKIELAPMINFPRSGIRISLWFTIPVGFATGMLAATIAVGGFIGVPGMIYVLGVPGLMASATELIIAFVMGLGGSINWAMHGMVDIRLVLIILGGSLLGVQLGAIGTTYVKPHMIKMVMATIMLIVAVSRGLAMPTYLEKLGFMNVGPDMLNLLNKVSFGSMCLALLVGSGIILGSMWVGRKTQLAEAA from the coding sequence ATGGATATACTCAGTCTCGATCCCACCAACTTCATTGATCTGAACGCGGTGAACATCAGCTTTCTGTTCATTGTCGGATTCATCGGCGGACTTGTCAGCGGCTTCATCGGCTCCGGCGGCGCCTTCGTGCTTACCCCGGGCATGATGAGTCTTGGCGTGCCCGGCACCGTGGCCGTGGCCAGCAACATGTGTCACAAATTCCCCAAAGCGCTGGTCGGTGCCATCAAGCGCTTCCAGTACGGACAGGTGGACATCAAGCTCGGCCTGTATATGGCGGCCTCGGCAGTGGTCGGCGTACAGATCGGCATCAAGATCCAGCAGCTTATTCTGGCCGCATGGGGAACCGCGGGCTCCGACCTCTACGTCAGCGTATCCTTTGTGCTCGTACTGGTTCTGGTCGGCGGCTATGTCATGCGCGACGCCATCAAATGCGCCCGGTGCGGCGGCGAGGAACAGGTCGCGCCCCTGGCCCAGCGGCTTCAGAAGATCGAACTTGCGCCCATGATCAACTTCCCACGCTCCGGCATCCGCATCTCCTTGTGGTTCACCATTCCCGTCGGCTTCGCCACCGGCATGCTCGCCGCGACCATCGCCGTAGGCGGGTTCATCGGTGTCCCCGGCATGATCTACGTGCTCGGCGTGCCCGGCCTCATGGCCTCGGCCACGGAACTGATCATCGCCTTCGTCATGGGCCTGGGCGGCTCCATCAACTGGGCCATGCACGGCATGGTCGACATCCGCCTCGTGCTCATCATCCTCGGCGGATCGCTCCTGGGCGTACAGCTCGGCGCCATCGGCACCACCTACGTCAAACCGCACATGATCAAGATGGTCATGGCCACCATCATGCTCATCGTCGCGGTCAGCCGCGGCCTGGCAATGCCCACATATCTGGAGAAGTTGGGCTTCATGAACGTCGGCCCGGATATGCTGAATCTCCTGAACAAGGTCAGCTTCGGCTCCATGTGCCTGGCCCTCCTGGTCGGCTCCGGCATCATCCTCGGCAGCATGTGGGTTGGCCGCAAAACGCAGCTGGCCGAAGCCGCATAG
- a CDS encoding DUF475 domain-containing protein, translating to MTPRSTISYFLESIILSLLGLAGAFYLGYHNGGLPMALAFLLTTSLLACLETSVSLDNAVVNATVLRVMTPFWRIMFLTVGIAIAVFGMRILFPILIISVAGHMEFSQAWIIATTRPDEYRQIMEGSHLGIMGFGGTFLLVVALTYFLNKEKETHWLPVIERMLSKVGGVDNAAASLTIGLVMVTTLFIPSTDKYTFLISSLSGFAVHALIDVLKHVVGGGDIVTVAGKNGLVGLLYLEVLDSSFSFDGVVAAFAITNKFWLIAIGLGIGALFVRSMTVYLVAKGTLEQYIYLEPAAFWAIAFLVLVMFMSAAGHHLPGGEITTGLASMVILGAGVLTSIMQNRSKVA from the coding sequence ATGACACCACGCAGCACCATCAGCTATTTTCTCGAATCCATCATCCTCTCCCTGCTCGGCCTGGCCGGGGCTTTTTACCTGGGATACCATAACGGCGGGTTGCCCATGGCCCTTGCATTTCTGCTGACCACGAGCCTTCTGGCCTGCCTGGAGACCTCCGTGTCCCTGGACAACGCCGTCGTCAACGCCACGGTGCTGAGGGTCATGACCCCGTTCTGGCGCATCATGTTCCTGACCGTGGGCATCGCCATCGCCGTATTCGGGATGCGGATTCTTTTCCCCATTCTGATCATCTCCGTGGCCGGGCACATGGAGTTCAGCCAGGCCTGGATCATCGCCACCACAAGGCCCGACGAATACCGCCAGATCATGGAGGGAAGCCACCTCGGCATCATGGGCTTCGGCGGCACCTTTTTGCTCGTAGTGGCCCTGACCTATTTCCTGAACAAGGAAAAGGAAACGCACTGGCTGCCCGTGATTGAAAGAATGCTCTCCAAGGTCGGAGGCGTGGACAATGCGGCCGCGAGCCTGACCATCGGCCTGGTCATGGTCACGACCCTCTTCATCCCTTCCACCGACAAGTACACCTTTCTCATCAGCTCACTGAGCGGTTTTGCCGTGCACGCGCTCATCGATGTGCTCAAGCATGTCGTCGGCGGTGGAGACATCGTCACCGTGGCGGGAAAAAACGGCTTGGTCGGGCTCCTGTACCTGGAAGTTCTGGACAGCAGCTTTTCCTTTGACGGCGTGGTGGCGGCCTTCGCCATCACCAACAAATTCTGGCTCATCGCCATCGGACTGGGCATCGGCGCCCTTTTCGTGCGCTCCATGACCGTGTACCTCGTGGCCAAGGGCACCCTTGAACAGTACATCTACCTGGAACCGGCCGCGTTCTGGGCCATCGCCTTTCTGGTTCTGGTCATGTTCATGTCTGCAGCCGGGCACCATCTGCCCGGAGGAGAAATCACCACGGGCCTGGCCAGCATGGTCATCCTCGGCGCCGGAGTGTTGACCAGCATCATGCAGAATCGAAGCAAGGTCGCCTGA
- a CDS encoding S16 family serine protease → MFFRKQELEAPVQPADPTGLREKCRQAELPESVQSAIESEISRMEKTDAAVAEYSIALNYVETLLSLPWNAMTRDNLDLAQAAEVFDGSHAGLGQVRERVLEHLASRVLHSKRQASLLIVDDEPIARSNLRHVLAREGYAVEVAANGEEAMAFLARQEFDCIVTDLKMDRMDGMQLLEAARAVAPDTKFILVTGYATVDTAVQALKTGAVHYLSKPIDLNELRDAVRSALLSRTHRYANRSPILCFVGPPGVGKTSVGKAIAEALGRRFYRMSLADLRDEAELRGHRRTYVGAMPGRIIQALKSVGVRNPVFMLDEMDKIGQDVKGDPAMAMLEILDPEQNSRYVDRYLEMPFDLSEVLFIATANGVERLAGPLLDRLEVVQFSGYSEAEKLDIATRFLLPRQLRGHGLTNPYPTILPEALVRIIREYTNESGVRGLEREIARLCRKLARLRLDGGVQAVAAPVASEGAAVLLGPARFRHDAAEAGGLVGTATGLVWSETGGEIIFVEATRMSGPGQLILTGSLGGVLKESAQIALSFIRSNAQALGVAADFFEGHDIHIHIPAGGIAKDGPSAGLTIAVALISLLTGRPARSDVALSGELSLVGRVLPVSGVREKILAALRGRAATVVLPAANAADVAALRESVADLPPVVLVERVEQALAVVLAAQEDAPCMA, encoded by the coding sequence ATGTTTTTTCGCAAACAGGAACTCGAGGCGCCGGTGCAGCCGGCGGACCCCACGGGGTTGCGGGAAAAATGCCGGCAGGCGGAATTGCCGGAGTCGGTGCAAAGCGCCATTGAATCCGAAATCAGCCGCATGGAAAAAACCGATGCGGCGGTGGCGGAATATTCCATCGCGCTCAATTACGTGGAGACGTTGCTTTCGTTGCCGTGGAACGCCATGACGCGGGATAATCTCGATCTGGCGCAGGCGGCGGAAGTGTTCGACGGCAGCCATGCGGGCCTGGGGCAGGTCCGGGAGCGGGTGCTGGAGCACTTGGCGTCTCGGGTGCTGCATTCCAAGCGACAGGCCTCGCTGCTCATCGTCGATGACGAGCCCATCGCGCGTTCCAACCTGCGCCACGTGCTGGCGCGGGAGGGGTATGCGGTCGAGGTTGCGGCCAACGGCGAGGAGGCCATGGCATTTCTTGCCCGCCAGGAGTTCGATTGCATCGTGACGGATCTGAAAATGGACCGCATGGACGGCATGCAGCTCCTTGAAGCGGCCAGGGCCGTGGCCCCGGACACAAAATTCATTCTGGTCACAGGGTACGCCACGGTGGATACGGCGGTGCAGGCCTTGAAGACCGGGGCCGTGCATTATCTTTCAAAGCCGATAGATCTTAATGAATTGCGGGATGCGGTGCGCTCGGCCCTGCTCTCGCGCACGCACCGCTACGCCAACCGTTCGCCGATCCTGTGCTTTGTCGGGCCTCCGGGCGTGGGCAAGACCTCGGTCGGCAAGGCCATCGCTGAGGCCCTGGGGCGGCGTTTCTACCGCATGTCCTTGGCCGATCTACGCGATGAGGCCGAGCTGCGCGGACACCGCCGGACCTATGTCGGAGCCATGCCTGGCCGCATCATCCAGGCGCTGAAAAGCGTGGGCGTGCGCAACCCGGTCTTCATGCTCGATGAGATGGACAAGATCGGTCAGGACGTGAAGGGCGATCCGGCCATGGCCATGCTCGAAATCCTCGATCCGGAACAGAATTCGCGCTACGTGGACCGCTATCTGGAGATGCCCTTCGATCTGTCCGAGGTGCTCTTCATCGCCACGGCCAACGGAGTCGAACGCTTGGCCGGCCCGCTGCTGGACCGCCTGGAGGTGGTCCAGTTCTCCGGATACTCCGAGGCCGAGAAGCTTGATATCGCCACCCGCTTCCTGCTGCCGCGCCAGTTGCGGGGGCACGGCCTGACGAATCCGTATCCCACCATTCTTCCCGAGGCCCTGGTGCGCATCATCCGCGAATACACCAACGAGTCCGGGGTGCGCGGTCTTGAGCGCGAGATCGCGCGGCTGTGCCGCAAGCTGGCCCGTCTGCGTCTGGACGGCGGGGTCCAGGCCGTGGCCGCGCCCGTGGCCAGCGAGGGCGCGGCGGTTTTGCTCGGACCGGCGCGGTTTCGGCATGATGCGGCGGAGGCGGGAGGGCTCGTCGGCACGGCCACGGGCCTGGTCTGGTCCGAGACGGGCGGGGAGATCATCTTTGTCGAGGCCACGCGCATGAGCGGCCCGGGCCAGCTCATCCTGACCGGCTCTCTGGGCGGGGTGCTCAAGGAATCGGCCCAGATTGCGCTCAGCTTCATCCGCAGCAACGCGCAAGCCCTGGGCGTGGCCGCAGATTTCTTTGAAGGCCACGACATCCACATCCACATTCCGGCCGGCGGTATTGCCAAGGATGGGCCCTCGGCCGGGTTGACCATCGCCGTGGCCCTGATATCTCTTTTGACGGGCCGCCCGGCGCGTTCGGACGTGGCCCTGTCCGGCGAGCTGTCGCTGGTGGGTCGAGTATTGCCGGTCAGCGGGGTGCGCGAAAAGATTCTGGCCGCTCTGCGCGGCCGGGCGGCCACGGTCGTGCTGCCCGCCGCCAACGCGGCCGATGTGGCGGCCTTGCGTGAGAGTGTCGCCGATCTGCCGCCGGTGGTCTTGGTGGAACGGGTCGAGCAGGCCCTGGCCGTGGTCCTGGCCGCTCAGGAGGACGCACCATGTATGGCATGA
- the pstA gene encoding phosphate ABC transporter permease PstA yields the protein MSMPIDPRSLRKRKNKESQFKALSYMAIAVAGIFLVVFFADIIRQGYTAFMQTEIRTNVTFSQSILDDPRSALDRKLIPLVSRGVTRILPMQLRENPQLLGTTSEVWVLANAEVDQYIKGKPNRLKPKEIALVDELVAEGSIKKAFNVGFFTNGDSKLAEMAGILSAAVGTLYLLGITFIFSFPAGVMAAIYLEEFAPDNRLMHIVEVNINNLAAIPSILFGLLGLAIFINFMGLPRSSALVGGLTLALMTLPVIIISTRAAIRAIPDSIREGALALGATHWQVVWDHILPLSLPGILTGTIIGLARAIGETAPLLIIGMVAYIQDMPRGLTSAATVLPAQIYVWSSESIRAFTERTSAGIIVLLVVLLSMNALAILLRNKYERKW from the coding sequence ATGAGCATGCCCATAGATCCGCGCAGCCTGCGCAAACGCAAAAACAAAGAGAGCCAGTTCAAAGCTCTCTCCTACATGGCCATTGCCGTTGCCGGAATTTTTCTGGTGGTCTTCTTCGCGGACATCATCCGTCAGGGATACACCGCCTTCATGCAAACGGAGATCCGAACCAACGTCACCTTTTCGCAGTCGATTTTGGATGACCCCAGATCCGCCCTGGACAGGAAGCTCATTCCCCTAGTCAGCCGCGGCGTAACCCGCATCTTGCCCATGCAACTGCGCGAAAATCCGCAACTGCTGGGCACGACCTCCGAGGTCTGGGTGCTGGCCAACGCCGAGGTGGACCAATACATAAAGGGCAAGCCCAACCGTCTGAAGCCCAAGGAAATAGCGCTGGTAGACGAGCTTGTGGCCGAAGGCTCGATCAAGAAAGCCTTCAACGTCGGTTTCTTCACCAACGGCGACTCCAAGCTGGCGGAGATGGCGGGCATCCTGTCCGCCGCCGTGGGCACGCTCTACCTGCTGGGCATCACCTTCATCTTCAGCTTTCCGGCCGGAGTGATGGCCGCCATCTATCTGGAGGAGTTCGCTCCGGACAACCGGCTCATGCACATCGTCGAGGTCAACATCAACAACCTTGCCGCCATCCCGTCCATCCTTTTCGGTCTTTTGGGACTTGCGATCTTCATCAACTTCATGGGCCTGCCGCGCTCCTCCGCCCTGGTCGGCGGGCTTACCCTTGCGCTCATGACCCTGCCGGTCATCATCATCTCCACCCGCGCGGCCATCCGGGCCATTCCGGACTCCATCCGCGAGGGCGCGCTGGCGCTGGGCGCAACCCATTGGCAGGTGGTCTGGGACCACATCCTGCCTTTGTCCCTGCCCGGCATCCTGACCGGCACCATCATCGGCCTGGCCCGCGCCATCGGCGAGACCGCGCCGCTCCTCATCATCGGCATGGTCGCCTACATCCAGGACATGCCGCGCGGCCTGACCAGCGCGGCCACCGTGCTCCCGGCCCAGATCTACGTGTGGTCCTCGGAATCCATACGCGCCTTCACCGAGCGCACTTCCGCCGGCATCATCGTCCTTCTGGTCGTGCTCTTGTCCATGAACGCCCTGGCCATTCTGCTCAGGAACAAATACGAGCGCAAATGGTGA
- the pstC gene encoding phosphate ABC transporter permease subunit PstC, which yields MTTTYLAQYLFTGLLPLALFGYFLGRKKIRSQQDPNARYKASENLFGWFAVSKMLMPAVLISFIGSILDLFDLVEVPWPMLAAAALLLGAGSIWIAITAIRPGLRVRTALEKTITRILLVASLISILTTIGIVMSIIFEAVHFFRIVNFWDFLTGTTWNPDAATIDDAGNIQPLFGSVPLFAGTFMITAIAMCVAIPVGLLSAICMSEYASLTVRRVAKPALEILAGIPTVVYGFFAAITVSPLIVSLADKVGISADYTNALSPGLVMGIMIIPLVSSLSDDVISSVPQSLREGSLALGAYPSETIKRVVLPAALPGIVSACLLAVSRAVGETMIVVMAAGLQPNLSWNPLVGMTTVNVRIVDALTGDQAFDSPETLSAFGLGLVLLVLTLCLNIVSLTVIRKFRQRYE from the coding sequence GTGACCACAACCTACCTGGCCCAATATCTGTTTACCGGCCTGTTGCCCCTGGCTCTGTTCGGGTATTTTCTTGGCCGCAAGAAAATCCGCAGCCAGCAGGATCCCAATGCCAGATACAAGGCATCGGAAAATCTGTTCGGCTGGTTTGCCGTCAGCAAGATGCTCATGCCCGCCGTGCTGATCAGCTTCATCGGCTCGATTCTCGACCTCTTTGATCTGGTCGAAGTGCCCTGGCCCATGCTCGCGGCCGCAGCCCTGCTGCTGGGCGCTGGAAGCATCTGGATTGCGATCACGGCCATCCGTCCGGGTCTGCGGGTGCGCACGGCGCTGGAAAAGACCATCACCCGCATTCTGCTGGTGGCGTCTCTCATTTCCATTCTGACGACCATCGGCATCGTCATGTCCATCATCTTCGAAGCGGTTCATTTTTTTCGCATCGTCAACTTCTGGGACTTCCTGACCGGAACGACCTGGAACCCCGACGCGGCGACCATTGACGACGCCGGCAACATCCAGCCCCTCTTCGGGTCGGTGCCCCTTTTCGCAGGCACATTCATGATCACGGCCATCGCCATGTGCGTGGCCATCCCCGTGGGCCTGCTGTCGGCCATCTGCATGTCCGAATACGCATCGCTTACGGTCAGGCGGGTGGCCAAGCCCGCCCTGGAGATCCTGGCCGGCATCCCCACCGTTGTTTACGGATTCTTCGCAGCCATCACGGTCAGCCCCCTGATCGTGAGCCTGGCCGACAAGGTGGGCATAAGCGCCGACTACACCAACGCCTTAAGCCCTGGTCTGGTCATGGGCATCATGATCATCCCCCTGGTCTCGTCCCTGTCCGACGACGTGATCAGCTCCGTGCCGCAGAGCCTGCGCGAGGGGTCGCTGGCCCTCGGCGCCTATCCTTCCGAGACCATCAAGCGGGTGGTCCTGCCCGCCGCCCTGCCGGGCATTGTCTCGGCCTGCCTGCTGGCCGTGTCCCGCGCTGTCGGGGAAACCATGATCGTAGTCATGGCCGCGGGCCTGCAACCAAACCTGTCCTGGAACCCGCTGGTGGGTATGACCACGGTCAACGTGCGCATCGTCGATGCCCTCACCGGCGACCAGGCCTTTGACAGCCCCGAAACGCTGTCCGCGTTCGGCCTGGGCCTGGTCCTCTTGGTCCTGACCCTGTGCCTGAACATCGTCTCCCTGACAGTCATTCGAAAGTTCCGCCAAAGGTACGAATAG